Proteins from a genomic interval of Acinonyx jubatus isolate Ajub_Pintada_27869175 chromosome B4, VMU_Ajub_asm_v1.0, whole genome shotgun sequence:
- the HOXC13 gene encoding homeobox protein Hox-C13, protein MTTSLLLHPRWPESLMYVYEDSAAESGSGGGGGGGGGAGGAGGGCSGASPGKAPSMDGLGSSCPASHCRDLLPHPVLGRPPAPLGAPQGAVYTDIPAPEAARQCAPPPAPPTSSSATLGYGYPFGGSYYGCRLSHNVNLQQKPCAYHPGDKYPEPSGALPGDDLSSRAKEFAFYPSFASSYQAMPGYLDVSVVPGISGHPEPRHDALIPVEGYQHWALSNGWDSQVYCSKEQSQSAHLWKSPFPDVVPLQPEVSSYRRGRKKRVPYTKVQLKELEKEYAASKFITKEKRRRISATTNLSERQVTIWFQNRRVKEKKVVSKSKAPHLHST, encoded by the exons ATGACGACTTCGCTGCTCCTGCATCCGCGCTGGCCGGAGAGCCTTATGTACGTCTATGAGGACAGCGCGGCGGAGAGCGGCAGCGGAGGAGGCGGCGGGggaggcggcggcgcgggcggcgcggGGGGCGGCTGCAGCGGAGCGAGCCCCGGCAAAGCCCCCAGCATGGACGGGCTGGGCAGCAGCTGCCCGGCCAGCCACTGCCGCGACCTGCTTCCTCACCCCGTGCTGGGCCGCCCGCCGGCTCCCCTGGGCGCCCCACAGGGCGCCGTCTACACGGACATCCCGGCCCCAGAGGCTGCGCGCCAGTGCGCCCCGCCGCCGGCGCCCCCCACCTCGTCCAGCGCCACCCTGGGCTACGGCTACCCGTTCGGTGGCAGCTACTACGGCTGCCGCCTGTCGCACAACGTGAACCTGCAGCAAAAGCCTTGCGCCTACCACCCGGGTGATAAATACCCGGAGCCATCGGGCGCCCTGCCGGGTGACGACCTGTCCTCCAGGGCCAAGGAGTTCGCCTTCTACCCCAGCTTCGCCAGCTCCTACCAGGCGATGCCCGGCTACCTGGACGTGTCGGTGGTGCCTGGGATCAGCGGGCACCCAGAGCCGCGTCACGACGCGCTCATCCCCGTCGAAGGCTACCAGCATTGGGCTCTCTCCAACGGCTGGGACAGTCAGGTGTATTGCTCCAAGGAGCAGTCGCAGTCCGCCCACCTCTGGAAGTCTCCCTTTCCAG aCGTGGTTCCCCTACAGCCCGAGGTGAGCAGCTATCGGCGAGGGCGCAAGAAACGCGTGCCCTACACCAAGGTGCAGCTGAAGGAGCTAGAGAAGGAGTACGCGGCCAGCAAGTTCATCACCAAAGAGAAGCGCCGGCGCATCTCTGCCACCACGAACCTCTCGGAGCGCCAGGTCACCATCTGGTTTCAGAACCGGCGGGTCAAAGAGAAGAAGGTGGTCAGCAAATCGAAAGCGCCTCATCTCCACTCCACCTGA
- the HOXC12 gene encoding homeobox protein Hox-C12 — protein MGEHNLLNPGFVGPLVNIHTGDTFYFPNFRASGAQLPGLPSLSYPRRDNVCSLPWPSAEPCNGYPQPYLGSPVSLNPPFGRTCELARVEDSKGYYREPCAEGGGGLKREERGRDPGPGVGPGAALLPLEPSGPPALGFKYDYAAGGGGGDGGAGPPHDPPSCQSLESDSSSSLLNEGNKGAGAGDPGSLVSPLNPGGGLSASGAPWYPIHSRSRKKRKPYSKLQLAELEGEFLVNEFITRQRRRELSDRLNLSDQQVKIWFQNRRMKKKRLLLREQALSFF, from the exons ATGGGCGAGCATAATCTCCTGAATCCCGGGTTTGTGGGGCCGCTGGTGAACATCCACACGGGAGACACGTTCTACTTCCCCAACTTCCGCGCGTCCGGGGCGCAGCTGCCAGGGCTGCCTTCGCTGTCCTACCCGCGCCGTGACAACGTGTGCTCGCTGCCCTGGCCGTCGGCGGAGCCCTGCAATGGCTACCCGCAGCCCTATCTCGGCAGCCCGGTGTCGCTCAACCCGCCCTTTGGCCGCACGTGCGAGCTGGCGCGCGTGGAGGACAGCAAGGGTTACTACCGCGAGCCGTGCGCCGAGGGCGGCGGGGGCCTGAAGCGTGAGGAGCGCGGGCGCGACCCGGGCCCAGGAGTCGGGCCGGGGGCGGCGCTGCTGCCGCTGGAGCCGTCGGGGCCCCCTGCGCTCGGTTTCAAGTACGACTacgcggcgggcggcggcggcggcgacggggGCGCGGGACCCCCGCACGACCCGCCCTCGTGCCAGTCACTGGAATCCGACTCCAGTTCGTCCCTGCTCAACGAGGGCAACAAGGGCGCCGGCGCCGGCGACCCGGGCAGCTTGGTATCGCCTTTAAACCCCGGCGGCGGGCTCTCGGCCAGCG GCGCGCCCTGGTACCCGATCCACAGCCGCTCCCGGAAGAAGCGCAAGCCCTATTCGAAGTTGCAGCTGGCGGAGCTGGAGGGGGAGTTTCTGGTGAACGAGTTCATCACGCGGCAGCGCCGGAGGGAACTCTCAGACCGCTTGAATCTTAGTGACCAGCAGGTCAAGATCTGGTTTCAGAACcggagaatgaaaaagaaaagacttctgtTGAGGGAGCAAGCTCTCTCCTTCTTTTAG